In Brassica napus cultivar Da-Ae chromosome A3, Da-Ae, whole genome shotgun sequence, the sequence AGCTTGTTGTGTCTctatctttcaaaagatcactGGATCAGGTCGAGCTTTAGATCTTAAGTAGACGAATGGTACTGATTCATCAAGCTCAGCATTCTTACTTGATGATCTGTTTTTTTTCAGGATATGGTCGGTCCATAGCAGGGACATGGTCaccatcatcgtcatcatcagTGATACCTAAGGTCAGATTCCCTGAGGTTTCTTCCTTTAACCAGAGAAGCTGGGCATCATCTGGAGCAAAGACtaacgatgatgatgatgagcacAAGATCAGCATCGGACcacaagagaagaaagaagaagaagacaacggCGGAGGCGGCGTGGTTTACTACGGCCCAATCTCATCAACCATAAAGAAAGTGAAACTCCTCTCGCTCTCCACCTGCTGCCTCTCCGTTTCCCTCGGCCCAGTCATCACGTTCATGACCTCGCCGGGGCTCAACGTCATCATGAAAGGCGCGGTTGCCTCCACCGTGATCTTCCTCAGCGCTTCCACAACCGCTGCGCTACACTGGTTCGTTAGCCCTTACGTTCACAAGCTGAGGTGGCAGCCTGGTTCAGACACGTTTGAGGTCGAGATGATGACTTGGCTTGCCACGTTTGCGCCGAAGACGCTGAAGTTTTCGGACGTACGTTATCCAGACACGCAGAGGCCGTTTGTGAGCTTCAAGGCGGAAGGGAATTACTACTTTGTGGATGCGGAGCACTGTCCTAACAAGGCGTTGTTGGCTAGGCTCACTCCTCCAAAGGATGCACATGACTCTGCTTTCAAGAACTTGTGATGATCCCAGAGATTACATTTTCCTTTTCTTGATATTATACTCTCTTTTTGTTGGGTTTGCAACACTTTTAGTTCTGTGGACTATGAATAAAGTGCAAGTTATTTTTAgctaaaaacacaaatattaagaaaattgttatttttcttaaaaaattatttaataaataaactaaatataactCAATCAGTCACAAgagtttacataatttaattaagagtttacataatttaattcgatatttaataaatacaaaacatGGCTTTAGCATTTGAACTGAGTCACAACGGGGCGGCCCAGTAGCCCAACATCCTATCTACAAACCCGGTTGGGTTAAAAACCGGTTTTCTGCTATTGATTTAATTTTAGATAGAATGATCGAAGAGCTCTGACGGCACCGGTGTGAGTCTTCGTCACTGACGCCTTTGGCAAATCTAACTCTGGAAAAAAATCGGATCCAAGTAAATCTGTGGATGAAACGAAGGATCCCAGCCTCCTGAATGGTAATTCCGATCACTACTCTCTCCCGTTCATCCGTTTCCGTTAATTACCAGTTTTGCCATCTGCGGTTTCATTTCATCAACTTAGTTTACAGTTGAGCCGATCTGGCTGGTGCTCATGGTCTGTTCAAGTCTTGTGTCTTCTTAATGCTAGATATGAGCTACTTGATATAGGTCAAAGTGGAAAGTAGTTATCTTTGTAAGTGTCATCTCGTAGTAGAATTAGGTTTCCATAgacaaactcaaaaaaaaaaaaaatacttttgatatgatattttgttttttcagaCAGCTTACAATGATAACTGGAAAAATCATAGGTTTGGTAATCGGTGGTGGATCGGTACTGTCTTTCACCATGTTCTGGTGGTGCTGGAAAAAAGACAGAAACCATCAATAGCAACTAGTaacattttgataataaaaattgaatgtTGACTGAAATAACTTAGGTACTTCAGATAGAAGACATTCAATTCTTTTTACCAAACTGTTATCAGTTGCTATAGATGGTTTCTGCATTTTTTTTCCAGCACCACCAGGCAAAAGACACAGTGTAGATGGTTAACTCCACCACCAATTATCACGCTTTTGATTTTTCTATTTATCCTTCTACTTCTGCCTGAAAagcaaaaatattatattgaatGTACTTTTTGAGTTTGTCTATAAAACCTTTATTCTAGTAAGAGATAACACTTAACGAGATAACTAATTTTGTCCACTTTGTTGTGTTCGTATATCAACTAGCTCAGATCTATAAAGGTAAACAAGTTTGTGAAAATCTGATTTTAATGTTCACACCAGTTTTGTGAAAATCAATTGGCCTTTCATTTTAATTAGGTAATGATTTTTCAGGATATTGTTAAACTGATTCGATTAGTTATTCTCTTTCTTTAATAGGAAACGATCCATAAAATCTTTGAAAAAGTCATGAGTTTGGCATTGTCTTgtctcttctttttccatttgtAAGGAAGTGAGTCTGTTTGGTTTGAGTTAAGCTACCATAGAAGCCATAATTTGCTATATACTTCTTAGTTTAACCTTCTTTCATTAATGCCTATGTGTGTATGTCCTTGATCCCTTATTTGATTAATTCCAATTGTTGTGTGTTATCATATACGAATGGATGATTTGGTTATGTGTGTTGGTACATCAGGCTACACCATTTTTGGCGGGAGTTGCGGTAGCTGCGACTGCACTTGCTGGTAGATATGGTATCCAAGCTTGGCAAGCCTTCAAGGCTAGGCCACCACGGCCCAAAATCAAGAAATTCTATGAAGGAGGTTTCCAGCCTACCATGACCAAAAGAGAAGCTGCTCTTATTCTTGGCATCAGGTGAAAGCTTTTGTGTGATCAATTTGCTTTGCATTTAGCAATGGTTTCATTGAGGAAAGTGTAcattgtttttaaaatgtgtGTGTTTGTGATTGAAAACAACACACAGGGAGAATGTTCCGGCCGAGAAGGTGAAGGAAGCACACAGGAAAGTGATGGTTGCAAACCATCCAGATGCAGGTGGTAGCCATTTCTTGGCCTCTAAGATCAATGAAGCTAAAGACGTCATGCTCGGCAAAACCAAAGGCAGCGGATCCCCCTTTTGATGCTCCACTAGAATCATCTCTGTCTTTGTTATAGGCTTATAGCAATGCATTGTTAAAGTGGAGATTGTACGCAGACCATTGGCTTTGTGGTCTCTTAGCGACATAAAAGACTCAAAATCTTTGTTTGCTTTGTGGTCTCTTTGTGACGTAACATAACAACAACAAACTTCTAAGCAGAAGggtttttgtcttttttcataaataaatccATTAATGGAAAACATAAGTCCACGTGTCGCGAGGCTCCAGCAACATCTTACGTCAACCTCTATCCATTCATTCCCCCTATTAGCAACTCCCTccacaaaactttttttttaattcttctgaaaaacataataatataaggACATTATTATtaagattttttaattaaatctttataatgcaaaaaataaatgtattgatattttattagagtatttttagaatttaagaAATCGAGGTTAAagttatgtttgattttttttttaaatgagaaataagttaaaaatatttaataatgatgGTGTAAAGCATTTcgaatcatttaaattttagttgcTTATTAGTTTCGAGtgattttaatttcaatttatttttgtttattcgcTAAAAAGTTATTATAATACGAGATCTGGACATGACTTATCCATTACGTGCGAAATCGtataacattaaatattaattatcttCTTCgaaattctttttaatttttctttttgtaagaGAAAGAAGGAAAGTAAATGGTAAACACAAAAGCTTCAACCTTTAAAAACTCTGTTCATCATCCTTTCATGCTCGCCTCTTCCCACTCCCACCATatctgctctctctctctctctctcactctcagcATCTACGTTTAAAAGCCTTAAAGCTCCCATCTTTATCCATTTCCGCCTCCTTCAGATACTCTTTGACATCTGATTCGTCCGTTTTTGTTCTTAGGGTTGACGAGTTCGTGTTCTTGATTCGATTTTCTGCTGACCCATTGGATGTTGCGGTGACGCAATGGTGTCAGGGAACGATCCTATCGAGACCATATTCAATTCAATCCAAGTGGTGAAAGATGCTCTTCTTCCCATCGAGCTTGGGGTTAAAAAGGCTGCGAGAGACATCGAGAGCTGTTGGGTAAGCAAAGAGAAGGACTTTCGTTTGGGAAGAAACAGGAAGAAGCGGGTTTGTATTTGTCCAGAGTCTGAGGACAATGTAAACAGTGTTCAGAAGAAAGGTTTGTCTGTAAAGATCCCTGTGAAGTCACTCTTTGGCATGTTTTCACCTAATCTAGCGAACGTGAAGCTGAGCCGTGGAAATGGAttggtcaagaagaagaagaaagacaagttcttggagaaagaagatgatgatggttCTTGTACGAACTGCTTTAAGTTCGCAATGACTTGGTCTTTGTTGGTTAGTGGCTTTGCCCATGCTTTTCCCATTCCCTTCAAGAAGAGGGTTCACAGAGATGAGAGCAGTCTCTTGCATTCACGTAGACACAACCTTAGATCAAAGGCTAAGTCTGTAGAAAAGGAAGGAAACCCCTTTTCGATTGAATGCGCAATGGGTTTCGTCATCGAAATGCTAGCTCAGAATCTCCAGAAGCTAGACCAGTTTGTGCAGGACAGTTCCAAGGAAGCTAGTCCTCTTGTCTTTAACATATGGGACGCTAGAAAGCTCGATGTGAATGGGTTCCTCGGGAACTTGATGTTTGCTAGAGTTGGAGACGTGGCGTCAGGTATAGTTGGCTTGACATCTCCCGTGAGCGAAGACGGTGATGAAAGTACTGCTGGTAGTAAGGAGGAAAGTGCTGTTGATTCTCGGCAGAGTCTGGCTAGTGGACTATTGAGTATACCTTTGTCTAACGTAGAGCGCTTGAAGTCCACACTGTCTACTATTTCGTTGACAGAACTTATCGAGCTTTTGCCTCAGTTAGGACGACCTTCAGGAGATCATCCGGACAAGAAGAAACTTATCTCTGTTCAGGACTTTTTCAGATACACCGAGTCTGAAGGCAGGAGATTCTTTGAAGAGTTAGATAGAGATGGTGATGGCAAAGTGACTTTGGAAGATCTGGAGATTGCAATGAGGAGAAGAAAGTTGCCAAGAAGATACGCCAAGGATTTTATGAGACGAGCGAGGAGTCATCTCTTCTCGAAATCGTTTGGTTGGAAGCAGTTTTTGTCCTTGATGGAACAGAAGGAGCCGACCATCCTCCGTGCCTATACTTCTCTCTGTTTGACCAAGTCCGGTACTCTTCAGAAGAGTGAGATATTGGCGTCGCTGAATAACGCAGGGCTTCCTGCTAATGAAGAGAATGCTATTGCCATGATGAGGTTCTTGATGGCTGATACTGAAGAGTCTATCTCTTATGGACATTTCCGTAATTTCATGGTTTTGCTGCCGTATGAGCGGTTACAGGATGATCCTCGGTAAGCATAATTCTTTGTTTGTAGAACAAgatttgatgtttttgttttgttgtactACAAATGATGATTGGTGGTATTGTTTTCTTGTATAGTAACATCTGGTTTGAAGCGGCGACGGTTGTTGCTGTTGCACCCCCTGTGGCCTTGCCTGCTGGAGATGTTCTAAAATCTGCATTAGCGGGAGGACTTGCCTCTGCTCTCTCCACTTCCCTTATGCATCCGATTGACACAATCAAGGTGAGTCCTCTTGTTACCTTTGCAGCTGAATATGTTTGATGGTTTCTTGGTTTGGTGGTTTCATTATTCACTTTTGTTGCCAGACACGTGTGCAAGCATCAACCTTGTCATTTCCTGAAGTAATAGCAAAGCTTCCAGAGATTGGTGTCCGAGGAGTATACAAGGGTTCTATTCCAGCAATTCTTGGACAATTTTCAAGGTCTTTTTTAATTGTTTCAACTCAAAGGATAATTTGACTTTCTACTAGTTAAATTTTGTTTCCAGTGTGTCTTATTCTCTCTTTCATTGCTGTAGCCATGGCCTGCGGACAGGAATATTCGAAGCAAGTAAACTTGTGTTGATCAATTTTGCTCCCAATCTCCCAGAAATTCAGGTGATGATCATCACTGTACTCACTTTTTTGGCTGGTTTTGTCAAGATTCCAATTTTGTACTTCAAGTTTATATAGTTTTTCCttaattgtttttgtctcatggTATGCTCACTATTAGTGGCATCTCATTTCTCATAAAGTACTAGTAGTTATGCAAAATATCTGGCGACAGTAATGAATACCTGCTGCTGCTAGAGCTACGAGATCTCTTAATTGCTTGGTTTAGTAAGTGTTCTGTACTGAATAAGAAATGTTGGGCATTTTGATGCAGGTTCAATCGATTGCTTCATTCTGCAGCACGCTATTAGGCACGGCTGTGCGGATTCCATGTGAGGTGTTGAAGCAGAGGTTGCAAGCTGGCATGTTTAACAATGTAGGGGAAGCCATTGTAGGGACGTGGAAGCAAGACGGTCCAGGGGGTTTCTTCCGTGGGACAGGCGCAACTCTTTGCCGTGAAGTTCCACTATACGTTGTTGGCATGGGACTGTATGCAGAGTCCAAAAAGGTAACATAATCCAGATGATGAGATAATCAAAAGGGTCATTAAAAGCCGAGATGATAAGTTTGTGTGGGTTTTTTGTAGATGGTGGCGCAAGCActgggaagagaactggaggcATGGGAGACAATAGCGGTTGGGGCGGTGTCAGGAGGTATAGCAGCAGTTGTGACAACGCCATTTGATGTGATGAAGACGAGAATGATGACTGCAACACCAGGGAGACCCATCTCAATGTCTATGGTTGCTATCTCGATTCTGCGCCAGGAGGGACCGCTTGGTTTGTTCAAAGGAGCAGTCCCGAGGTTCTTCTGGGTGGCTCCTCTTGGTGCCATGAACTTTGCTGGCTATGAGCTGGCCAAGAAAGCTATGCAGAAGAACGAGGAAGTTGTAATGGCTGATCAGCTTGGTCAGAAGAAGCTTTGCTAATGGGCTTTTACTTTGCTTTTTTGGGGGGACAGGTTAAGCCACAGATACACCTCTTTTGTTAAATGCTACTTTTGcaaattttgacaaaaacaaaaaaaggttaATTGTTTTGTTGTGTATCAAAGACGGTTTCATCCACTCATTATAAAACTTTGGTTCCAAGGTTGATTGTTTGACTGTAACGACGACTTCATAGAACAGTGTCACAGGACACTGGACAGTAACAATACTTGGACTCTTCTCATGAGAATTTAATCCTCACCAATCACCACACCGGTACACCTATGAGTCTTGAATGCTACATTTAATTATAACATCATGCTACATTTAGATCTATTGTGTTTAGTTTCTTTCtaggaaagaaaatattaagaaaacaaagcaATGAGTCCCTTTGTTCTTGTTCTTTTACTGTCTTGCTTCTTCTTAAATGTCAGTATGGCTCATGAGAGAACATTCTTTTCTGGCAACCTCAGTGATACTGAGACCATACTCTCCAGCTTAGGCACGTTCAGGTTCGGTTTCTTCAGCCCTGTTAACTCCACAAGTAGGTATGCTGGTATATGGTATAACAGCATTCCTGTACAAACTGTGATATGGGTTGCTAACAAAGATAAGCCGATCAATGACTCCTCTGGAGTTATCTCTGTATCTGAAGATGGAAACCTCGTAGTCACGGATGGTCACAGGCGTCTTCTATGGTCAACTAACCTCTCTACTCAAGCTCCTGCCAATTCTACAGTCCTCGCTGAGCTTCTGGATTCAGGGAACCTCGTGATGAAAGATGCTAATACCGATGCATATCTTTGGGAGAGTTTCGAGTATCCAACTGATTCTTGGTTGCCAAATATGTTGGTTGGTACAAACGCAAGAACAGGAGGAGGGAACATCACAATAACTTCTTGGAAAACACCTTCAGATCCTTCCCCTGGAAGCTACACTGCTGCATTCGTTCTTGCTGCATATCCAGAGATCCACATTGTGAAGCACAACAATGCTACCGTGTGGCGCAGTGGACCGTGGAATGGTCAGATGTTTAACGGTCTACCGGATAAGTATACAGGAGTCTTTCTCTATAGATTCATAGTTAACGATGATACTAATGGAACAGTCACCATGTCATTTGCTAATGACTCGACGTTAAGACACTTCTACTTGGACTATAAAGGATCAGTGATCAGGAGAGATTGGAGTGAAGCTAAGAGAAACTGGACGGTCGGAGACCAAGTTCCGGCAACTGAATGTGATGTTTACAGAAGATGTGGTCAGTTCGCTACTTGCAGTCCCCTGAAAACGCCTCCTTGTTCTTGCTTTAAAGGGTTTAAGCCAAGTAACTTCATAGCATGGAACACTGGAAACTCTAGTGGTGGATGCATAAGAAAGGCGCCTTTGCAGTGTGAAAGACAGAACAGTAATGGGAGTTCTGCTGATGGGTTTATGAGGCTTAGACGAGTGAAACTGCCTGACTTTGCAAGAAGATCGGAAGCTAGTGAACCAGAATGCTTAAGGACTTGTTTGCAGACATGTTCTTGTATAGCTTTTGCTCATGGTTTAGGTTATGGTTGCATGACTTGGAACGTAAGCTTAGTTGATTCACAGGATCTATCTGGTGGTGGAATGGATCTTTATATCCGTCTTGCACATTCTGAAAAGCCGGACAGAAGGCCGGTTATCATCTGTACATCATTGGCAAGTGGTGTTTTTGTTGTGGCAGCTTGTGGTCTTTTAGTACAAAGGATTGTCAAAAAGAGAAGAGGTCAGAGTTTAACTGAACtatatatgttttcttcttATAAGCATTAGACATTTTATGTTTTGGATTCGGTTTTGTTCTCAGGGAGAAAGAACGGAGGAACAGAAGCAGAGGAGATATTTGAGAGAGTAGAAGCTTTAGCTGGTGGGGGTAAAGGAAAGATGAAAGAGCTACCATTGTTTGAGTTTCAAGTGTTAGCTGCAGCGACTGATAATTTCTCTCTGAGTAATAAGCTCGGACAAGGAGGGTTTGGTCCTGTTTACAAAGTAAGTATGACTCTTACAGTTTATGTCAGACTCCAAGAACTCTTTGACATGTTTCTGTGTTGCTTGCAGGGGAAGTTACAAGAAGGACAAGAGATTGCAGTGAAGAGACTGTCACAAGCATCTGGACAAGGCCTTGAGGAGCTTGTTAACGAAGTGGTTGTGATTTCTAAGTTGCAACACAGGAACCTGGTGAAACTACTTGGTTGCTGCATTGCAGGAGAAGAAAGGATGTTAGTCTATGAGTTCATGCCAAACAAAAGCTTAGACTATTATCTATTTGgtaatattgtttttgttttcaaaactaTGTTCTAATGTTAACTAACACAAGCTGAGTTAACAGAAAGCTAAttaatgtgttgttgttgttgttgttcagaCCCAACTAAGGCAAAGCTTCTTGACTGGAAGACGAGGTTTGACATTATAAATGGAATATGTAGAGGTCTTCTGTACCTTCACAGAGATTCTAGGCTGAGAATCATTCACAGAGATCTAAAAGCTAGCAACATCTTGTTAGATGAGAATCTGATTCCCAAAATATCTGACTTCGGGTTGGCTAAGATTTTCTCAGGGAATGAAGATGAAGCAAAGACCCATAGGGTCGTTGGAACATAGTAAGAGTATCTCCAACCCCACTTCATAAAtggaataattattttattttttatttatttctctatttttcactTCATTTTTAGAAATAGAGTTGGAGTAAACTCAACTCTATTATGGAGTTACTCCATTTTTAAAATGAAGTTTTATATTGGAAATACTCTAGTTAACTCCATACGTTACACCTTCTTACATAAACATGTCCTAAAAAgtgataattgtttttataatcCAGCGGCTATATGTCACcggagtatgcaatgagaggacAGTTCTCAGAGAAGTCTGATGTGTTCAGCTTAGGTGTGATACTCTTAGAGTTTGTCAGTGGAAGAAGAAACTCAAGCTCGAGTCTTCTAGCTTGTGTGAGTctctgcctctctctctctctctctcctaactCTACTTAAGTGACAGTTCTCTTGAAAGTTTTGTCTGACGTGTAGGCATGGTCAATGTGGAAGGAAGGGGAGATTAGTGGTCTTGTAGATCCTGAGATCTTTGACACATTATTTGAGAAAGAGATAAGAAAATGCGTTCACATTGGACTTTTGTGTGTGCAAGAAGCTGCTAACCGTAGGCCAAGTGTTGCTACAGTATGCTCGATGCTCAGCAGCGAGGTTGCAGACATTCCAGAACCGAGACACCCTGCTTTTGTGTCGAGGAACGGTGTTTCAGAAGCTGAGTCCTCTGAAGCCTCTAACAACAATGTCACTATCACCGATGTG encodes:
- the LOC106437861 gene encoding G-type lectin S-receptor-like serine/threonine-protein kinase At1g11300, producing the protein MSPFVLVLLLSCFFLNVSMAHERTFFSGNLSDTETILSSLGTFRFGFFSPVNSTSRYAGIWYNSIPVQTVIWVANKDKPINDSSGVISVSEDGNLVVTDGHRRLLWSTNLSTQAPANSTVLAELLDSGNLVMKDANTDAYLWESFEYPTDSWLPNMLVGTNARTGGGNITITSWKTPSDPSPGSYTAAFVLAAYPEIHIVKHNNATVWRSGPWNGQMFNGLPDKYTGVFLYRFIVNDDTNGTVTMSFANDSTLRHFYLDYKGSVIRRDWSEAKRNWTVGDQVPATECDVYRRCGQFATCSPLKTPPCSCFKGFKPSNFIAWNTGNSSGGCIRKAPLQCERQNSNGSSADGFMRLRRVKLPDFARRSEASEPECLRTCLQTCSCIAFAHGLGYGCMTWNVSLVDSQDLSGGGMDLYIRLAHSEKPDRRPVIICTSLASGVFVVAACGLLVQRIVKKRRGRKNGGTEAEEIFERVEALAGGGKGKMKELPLFEFQVLAAATDNFSLSNKLGQGGFGPVYKGKLQEGQEIAVKRLSQASGQGLEELVNEVVVISKLQHRNLVKLLGCCIAGEERMLVYEFMPNKSLDYYLFDPTKAKLLDWKTRFDIINGICRGLLYLHRDSRLRIIHRDLKASNILLDENLIPKISDFGLAKIFSGNEDEAKTHRVVGTYGYMSPEYAMRGQFSEKSDVFSLGVILLEFVSGRRNSSSSLLACAWSMWKEGEISGLVDPEIFDTLFEKEIRKCVHIGLLCVQEAANRRPSVATVCSMLSSEVADIPEPRHPAFVSRNGVSEAESSEASNNNVTITDVSGR
- the LOC106437862 gene encoding mitochondrial substrate carrier family protein C-like, with product MVSGNDPIETIFNSIQVVKDALLPIELGVKKAARDIESCWVSKEKDFRLGRNRKKRVCICPESEDNVNSVQKKGLSVKIPVKSLFGMFSPNLANVKLSRGNGLVKKKKKDKFLEKEDDDGSCTNCFKFAMTWSLLVSGFAHAFPIPFKKRVHRDESSLLHSRRHNLRSKAKSVEKEGNPFSIECAMGFVIEMLAQNLQKLDQFVQDSSKEASPLVFNIWDARKLDVNGFLGNLMFARVGDVASGIVGLTSPVSEDGDESTAGSKEESAVDSRQSLASGLLSIPLSNVERLKSTLSTISLTELIELLPQLGRPSGDHPDKKKLISVQDFFRYTESEGRRFFEELDRDGDGKVTLEDLEIAMRRRKLPRRYAKDFMRRARSHLFSKSFGWKQFLSLMEQKEPTILRAYTSLCLTKSGTLQKSEILASLNNAGLPANEENAIAMMRFLMADTEESISYGHFRNFMVLLPYERLQDDPRNIWFEAATVVAVAPPVALPAGDVLKSALAGGLASALSTSLMHPIDTIKTRVQASTLSFPEVIAKLPEIGVRGVYKGSIPAILGQFSSHGLRTGIFEASKLVLINFAPNLPEIQVQSIASFCSTLLGTAVRIPCEVLKQRLQAGMFNNVGEAIVGTWKQDGPGGFFRGTGATLCREVPLYVVGMGLYAESKKMVAQALGRELEAWETIAVGAVSGGIAAVVTTPFDVMKTRMMTATPGRPISMSMVAISILRQEGPLGLFKGAVPRFFWVAPLGAMNFAGYELAKKAMQKNEEVVMADQLGQKKLC
- the LOC106437866 gene encoding mitochondrial import inner membrane translocase subunit TIM14-1 codes for the protein MATPFLAGVAVAATALAGRYGIQAWQAFKARPPRPKIKKFYEGGFQPTMTKREAALILGIRENVPAEKVKEAHRKVMVANHPDAGGSHFLASKINEAKDVMLGKTKGSGSPF
- the LOC106437860 gene encoding uncharacterized protein LOC106437860 codes for the protein MGRSALIHLIRSQSRRLSSSTFNNTGYGRSIAGTWSPSSSSSVIPKVRFPEVSSFNQRSWASSGAKTNDDDDEHKISIGPQEKKEEEDNGGGGVVYYGPISSTIKKVKLLSLSTCCLSVSLGPVITFMTSPGLNVIMKGAVASTVIFLSASTTAALHWFVSPYVHKLRWQPGSDTFEVEMMTWLATFAPKTLKFSDVRYPDTQRPFVSFKAEGNYYFVDAEHCPNKALLARLTPPKDAHDSAFKNL